A window of Toxotes jaculatrix isolate fToxJac2 chromosome 11, fToxJac2.pri, whole genome shotgun sequence genomic DNA:
atttccttagtaattctaactaaacccatgtttaatttacttaaattcattatgtaattcatatattgtggttacataatttgttattgtgcttcaaattaaattgttttattctacattatgtaaaatatgttaattcaattcacaattttatttaaaacaatcaaaatgcatatgtagatgttggggtggccgagaaaccccgtatacaacaatgagttgtggcagtctggagcaattcccaattccattttatttgacaaaattagagtcttgttcaaaaactccacagtaaaaaatgcacattgtgccaaccagaaagataaaagtaagcaaaaaagaggaaaaaaattctcaagagcacttctcaagaagaatcaaaataattaaattgttttatgctactgtcacagggagaccccgtgcactaaagtaaggcacatgtgctacacatgtgccttacatgtgctctttctcaggtagattttatcagactgttgatcctggtgtgaagtgctggtggtgatgtgtgtggtatgaacatttggaggagggggtgaaggagagaagtcacactgtgatcgtgtatttgatttattgaatttaaattttgttgacctgtctcctttgttgcactgcttcctctgtcagaccaggaacagccaaacctgagctggagcagtccatttggttaaataggggggttcacaggggaagaaaccaagtgtggtagagtgggaggggtgttttgtcttttgtggtgaaatgacctgtttaagtatcttgtttaaaaagaaatatgtgtttttcaagtaagtttaactgaacttccatttgataatatgttatttagtattgggattgttgtaagtgtgctggaagagataattgatattaatttcttggtgcagtccaccagtataaaagtgaggaggctgtggtggccggagcctaaaggagagaagcacagctcctgaacacagctccagattatagctcctgccatgtgCCCAAACTTTAcgggtataaccagaaaggcagtttagagcgaattcttttgttctgtattattttgattcttcttgagaggtgctcttgagaatttttccccccctttttgcttacttttatctttctggttggcccaatgtgcattttttactgtggagtttttgaacaagactccattttattttgtcaaataaaatggaagtgggaattgctccacactgccacaactcattgttatATACCGTgtttctcagccacccccacatctacatatgcatttggattgttttaaagaaaattgtgaattgaattaaaatattttacatatgtagaataaaacaatttaatttaaaacacaataacaaattagctaaccacaatatatgtcatgtcatcatctgccgcttatctgggtccaggcccaggttgcgggggcaactgctgcccagtccacaatgcacctccacgggtggtgagcccatgggaggtggtgccgcccAGAGTGGGATTCAAATCCACGACGCTgagagtctcatgctctaccaactgagctaaccatgatatatgaattacataatgaatttaagtaaattaaatatgggcttagttagaattactaaggaaatcagagtaacaaatactcagaatttttgtgctggaACTGCTTACATAATTTAATTGATACTACTCAAAAAATATTAAGTTTAGCCAACTTAAAAattatgtctggatttagatgaatgcattgtgtgcaaccactttcaacattaaaattgagtaaattcaacgaaacatttttttcagtgtactgGTGGCACTATTCCAAAAATTCCAAGTGGCACACTCAGCTGAACATGTGCATACGTTTATTGACATTCATGGTTAAACCAACATGAGAAGGCTTGACTCTACACAGTATTATCCCTGTTCATGCTTTTCAGTTCAGCATAAGAAGTCTAAATTTAGTCATGCTTAAAAAGCAGCATTGACAGAGTGTGAAAACTTTAAAGTTAAggaaagtttaaaaatatttagCAGAGTGAAGTGGGCCTTTTCATGTTATGGCCCTGTGGTGGCCCCTGGGGAAgccaaataaatattaaaggGATTGGTTGTCATCCACCATACTATGGCTTCAGCACCGGAGCTCGAAGGGCAGCAGAGAACATCTGCACAGCTCTCAGAGCCAGCTACAGAAACGTCATAAGATCATAAGGCATGATATCTTATTTATCCACTTGTTTCCTAACTTTGACACAGAACATGGTTTAGAGCTGATAGGGCATCATCAGTTAGGGCCACCTTaccttgtgttgttgtttgcattttgtagTATTTCTGCATTCAGTGAGAGTATATTTTACAGAAGTCATCGTGTTGGCTTGTTGGCCTTGTTGATTAGTTAGCCATATGCCACAAATAAGTCAATAGACTTAACATtggtggatgaatgaatggatctTAGACTGTACATAGACTATGTATCCATTAGGTACAAGTATCCTGTGCTTTGCAATGTTGGCCATTTCAAACACTACAGTGCTCTTACTCAGAGCCAAAGGCATTTACAGTAACACCAATTTGCACATTAAGATGGAAGCTTGTAAAGAAGTATGAGCGAGAGTATGAGAATTGTTGCAAACCCCAAACTATTTTTTATGGGAACTTTTTTGAGAAGGTATTAACAGCAAGGTCCTTCATAACTGTTTGTTTTGACGAAAGCTAAAGCCTTCAAATTGTCAAAACAGCGACGGCTTTAGTATCTTTATTCTTATACATTTTACAATGCTAGAAAGTTACGAGTTAAATGTAGCAAAAGTCCATTTAGACCAACACCAACAACTTAGACTTTTAACTTTGAAGATGCAGGTGGATTTTATTGAATTACACTTTAATAATGATACCCATTAGATTTCATGAAAATAACTTCTGCTTTTCCATAAATGGAACAAATAAAAGGGCATCGATGACTTACTGAGACCATAATGAAAGACTTACTGAGACCATAATGAAAGTACCAGTTTTTCCTTCTTAAGTATCAGTTATCAAACTGGATGGACTCTCATTCCCGCTCTATGGATGGACGATAGACAGGAAAGACTTACAGAGActctttcatgttgttttttttccctgtatttCCTCTAAGTGTCACACTCTTCTGCTTTTCAATGAAACCTGAAGCAAAGTATGTTGCAGTTCAccttttttcatgttctttcaACAGTGTTTCAAACTGGATCTAATCTTACCATCACTTTTCATGATGTTGTTTGATATATAGAACCGCAGACATGATTTctgccaagttttttttttttttccattttcatccCAGGAATAGGTATGTCAGAGGGAAGTAGCTTTAATGTGACTGGCCAAAATGGCAACTTTTATGACTTTGATCTGTGAGCATCAGTAtgatgagaaaatgagaagagaCTGCTGAAAAAGCTGCACATTTCTAAACAAGTTGGCTACGGTAAAGATAATTCTCTGCTTTACCCACAGATATAAGTGAGTGTGCAAGTAATCCCTGCCAAAATGGAGGTACCTGTGTGGAAGGTGTTAACCAGTACAAATGCACCTGCCACCAGAACTGGAGTGGCTCTCACTGCCAGCACCAAACCCAGACAGGTCAGTACCACAAAATTAATGTCTGAGACTCAAACTTAGATCTACTACTACGTATGTTTCTAATGGGTCATACTCTAGGTCAAATTGTAACACTGGTCTCTCTCATGCTTTCTCCCTTAATGCAGCACCACCTGAGTGGAGTGTTATGAACGATCCAGCATTCAGCCGGAGACCTCGCTGTGCCCAAGTGAACCGAGCCCAGCACTGCAGCTGTGATGCAGGCTTTCACATGAGTGGCACCTCTGACAACAGTATCTGTCAGGGTGAGCTGTAATTACTTGTTACTTAATTGATCCCTGCGGGGAGATTCTCCTTTCACTGCTTGTCCTCACAGGGAGCTGAGGTTAGCTACAGAGCAGTTTCCTCGAGCTGGGCTCAACAATATCTCAGCACGGCAAATAGCAGATGTTCTCGGGACTTTACTGCTGAAAAGACCCTTGAATACCTGAATCTCTTAAGATTAATGTGGTTACAAATGGAAGTAATCTGTAGAGCCAGTCTCTGACAAACAAAATAATCCTCTCGAGGTCACAAGGTGATTAGCATCCATTTAGGTCACAGTTCAGCTGATTTTAAGATGTAATTGGTTGagtaacattttgaaatgagaGTTTTTCTGCAGTTGCTCTATACATTAAATATATTACTAGGTGTGCCATTACCGATATCCCAaacatctcctctctctgcgtTACTTCCATAAGCACAATGCCTTGGCCTGGTCATGTGATGCATGTTTCATGCAtccctttttctgtttcttgacAGATGTAAATGAGTGTGAAGTGTACCGCCTAGACCAGGGAGGGAAGCTGTGTGTCCACGAGTGTGTGAATGTCCCAGGCTCGTACCACTGCTCTTGCCCCAGCGGCTACAAGTTGCTCCCCGATGGGCGGAGCTGTGAGGGTGAGTGACAAGAGGCAACAGAGGACAAAGGCTCATTCACAGGGCCCTGGCTGCAGATCTGGCTGGGCATGTAGCTCCAGAGAGGAATACCTGTGATTTAGAAAGATGAGGAGCCTGAGACGAGCGGCAGAGATTTTTAGTTTCTGCAGAGGTGTCTTGCGGCCCTGCAAACCTTGCTACCACTTTCATTAGCACCCCAGAAGCTCACTGAGCCTGCCAGTGGAACGAATGACCTCACCCTTTCCCAGCAGAAGGGATCTTTAGGACATGAGGCGTTTGTGGGAGACTAAACtaaaaaaccaaataaacaatCACAGCACCCCCTGCTCAGACTGTGGTAACCAGGAAGCAGGGAGTCAGTCTGGCAAGTCTCTCTCCCCGCTTCTCATTCTTACATGcctctgctgttttgtcttCCAGATGTGGACGAATGTTTAAGCCAGCAGCACAACTGTAGCCGAGGGACAACTTGTATCAACACGGGGGGAGGCTTTCAGTGCGTCAACCCAGAGTGTCCCCGTTCTCATGGCAACATCAGCTATGTCAAGACATCTCCCTTGTAAGTAGATACAGCACCGTGTGACCTGTTTGctttctttgtcatttgttcTGTCTGTGAATACACGTACAgtagaaagaaaataaaccaggaTCACATCTTCCACGTTTCAGCAGGAAATTGTCATCATCTCTCAAGTGACCCTGCATACTAAATCAAACCCAACTGTGAGGCACTAATGCTGTGGTAGTGAGAAAGATCTGTCATTGATGAGGTGCATTTGAGCAAGGTGTTACACCCCCGAGTTCTCCAGCTAAACTACCTAAGGTTTCAGACAAGCTGGGACTTATTTTGGAAGTTATGGCCATCATTGGTTTTGGTAGAAATAACATTAAACTCACCATGGTAACTGCCGCAACATCACTATTGGCCAAGTTAACGCAACTTTTTTTGGAGGTGAAATCAAAGGCTGTTGATGAAATCATAACTAAAACTGTTGTAAACATCCATGACAGTTTACCCACCAACCTCCTGGTTCGACTTTGACTTGGTGTACTTGCTATAGTTGTGTGTTAACAGTGCAGTGAGACATTATTACAAACATTTTGGGTGCACACACTTTCAGTTCCACCTTCAAACaaagtggtttagataatcAGGCTAAGACGTTGACTATTGTTTAAACTCTCTAGATTCTTGCCCAATTTTTGTAGTGATGTTCCCAGATCTTACTTTTGTGAGTACAGTGTTATCATAACTTACAGAAATGAtgacgataaaaaaaaaagagaactggTCATAGCTGTATTTCAGTGATGCAAATTGTTCCTGACAAAGAACATGCATGCTCAGCAGGACTTCACTGGATGActtcattttttgttctttaaaaccATGTAGAACGTCTGTGTTCTGGCAAAATGTTTGGAGACGTTACCCCTTCCATCTCCCTGTTTGCCAGTCATCAGCAAGCCGCCTCATTTAAGAGCATGAAACAAAGCTCTGTCTGCTTCTAGTGAACCATCAATGTGGTGAAATGCTGCTCCACTGCCAGTAAAGGGGATGGATAAATGTTTAGGAAAACACTTGTAGCGAAGGAGAAAGCAGGAAATTGAGTAAGCCAGTAGCCGTGTCCCCCAATTCCGTACTACATGCTAATGCTAAGCAGGTTTTGAGTTTGTTGTGCGTTCACACTGAAAAAGTGAGTGACTGAATTAAGTATACTTCATTTTTGGCATGTCCCACAATGCAGTACTTGGAGGAAATCGCTACTCACAGCtgcaagaaattaaaacaaattgcAGATGATGGCGTGATAGCTTAAGGAAGATCttagcaaataaaacaaaaattgtATTGTATTACATCTTTGGAAAAACAGTTCTCTTTCTTTGATTGCCAGTATGATTGGCAATTGCAGTCTACAGTATGATTGATGTTTGTCAGTATATGTCCTGTATCACTCCTTATATTGCATTCTATATTTATGTAGTATGCAACTGAAAGCTAGACAAAGATAGTGTTTGTGAGAGGGGAAGTAAGGTGGTGCCCTGCAGGGAAAAAATGTTGCACCACCACTCTCTTCCCTGTTGTTCTAACATGTACTGCCCACAACAGAAAAAAGTTCACAGTCCTGATCCAATGCTTCAGGGCTCTTGACCtcatatgtactgtatgtactgaaTGTGTGTCACTTCTCTTTAGTCACAAAGAAACAGCTATGAACATTTTCCCACAGGGATAGATTAATTACATAACCATTTCTCCATGGCAAAATGGCCACATTACATGAAAACTTTTTAACTCACAGAGAATGGAAAACATTTACCACTTTGTCCTGTAATGACCCTTAAAACTGCTTAATAATTGCTGCATTTCTGTTatgcagtcagtgtgagagaaacCCCTGCCCAATGGACAGCCGCTCCTGCCACCTGGCTCCTAAGACCGTGTCCTTCCACTACCTATCTCTGCCCTCCAACCTGCAGATTCCTGCCACACTTTTTCGCATGGCGACCGCGGCTGCCCCCGGGCGCACCGGGCCGGACAGCCTGCGTTTCGGCATAGTGGGCGGTAACTCCCGAGGCATCTTTGTCATGCAgcgttcagacagacagactggcgAGCTGATACTGGTCCAGCAGCTGCGCGGGCCACAGGAGATCAGCATTGATGTGGACATGTCTGAGTACAGTGATCGCACCTTTCAGGCCAAGCATGTGGCCAGGGTCCACATTCTGGTTTCACCTTACAACTTCTGAGATCAAGGTTTGAAAGGAAGACAAGACCAGAAACAGAaaggtgaagaggaagaagaaagggtGCATAATGGGCACTGATTTTACTGATACCGTTACTTCATCCCCTGTCAGAAATTAATTTGTCTGAGCGGCCAGCTGCAGGCCACCATTTGTTCAGTGGCCAAACTACCAAAAGAGTGACAAGCCAATATTTAACGGTTATATTATTAATATAACAGTATATGGCAAAACACAACCTAGATGCTTCTTTCGGTCGTGTCAGTACGAGCTATGACTGATGATGTTTGACTGAGTGAGTCTGAATGGATGAAAGCATATTGAATGGGTCGGGAGAGACGGTTAACTATTTTTGTCATTACTgtttctttatgtttgtgtttttatgtccaCCATCGATCATGTCGGAGTAGCTCAGGGTCAGGCCCTGGGGCTGATGCACTGCCCTGCCTTTGTTGATGATAAATCCCTTAAAGACATTAGTGCTCCTGTGGCTCTAATTTATTGGAAATATTGTTGGTGGTTTTTACATTGTAACATACTGTACGCCACGTTTATCTTCcatcatatactgtatatttggttttttttgtactAGCTCGCTTTGTCTAAGGCATCAGTCATTATACTAAgggagtttgtttgtttctaagCAGTAGATGCAGTACTGAACCTGGGCATATTTCCTCTATTACACATATTATGTATGTTACCGAGAAATAGTCTCATTATATTCTAAATCATAGATGATTTGGCAATCTTGCCAATGCACTACATAATTTATCTGGAATTTTAATTGTCTCTGCATAACTAAAATAAAGTCAGTCCAACATTTCAGTATTTGTTAGAGCTACCTCACTTGATGCTGAACAGTGTGCTATTAAATGTTCTTGTGGCAGCGCTTGTTCTCATTCTACATCCATTAAGAGTGAATTTTAATGAGCGAAATTCAAAACAATACATAGTTGATAAATGATCGCTGGGCTGGTTATAAAAAGTTCTCTGAATGAATGGACGAAAGGTTAGAGAGGAAGAATGTGTGCTTTATAATATAACCCCTGGGGCAGCAGTTCACAGACAATACGAATCAAAGAATTTCCCACGTCTCTGAGACAATAAAGAGTTTCACAGTATTACTATGTGACTTAAGCACAAGGAACTAGCtgtcacattttgaaaacaaatctcagtgtgtctgtttgttacAGAAAGAAGAGACTAATGTTCACCACATGTGTTCTCTTaacttccttctctcctctctccatccaggGGTTTACATTGCAATAAAAAGGGGCCAGAAAAGCTGCATGCTTTCAGGAGGGAGTGGATGGTGAGAATCAAAACACATGCCCTGACGGCACACACCGCTTTGAAAATGACAACATGCCCTAATGGCGGGCCTAATTTCCTTCAGTAACCAGACCAGGAGTGCTCACATTGCAGCCTTTGTTTCGGGCCTGTGCTCAGGCTGTTTGATGTTCACATGTTTCATCCATTCTCAGGCAGAAGGATATTGCCAGAGACAATTGGAGAGCGCTGAGCTACATAACACAAGCCATTTGCTGGAGAGTAATGATAAAAATATACAGTCAGGGCCATGAGGCAAAGCCAGAACAGTGTGGTTTTACACTCTTTTTATGTCAGAGTCACAGAAACATGATGACTTTACTGCTCTGGTCTagtcttcctctctgtgcccACGGTGACATTGGTGCACCATCCACTGGGGGTGGACACAATAAGAGGCAACAAAGCCCTGTTAATTGTCAGCATTGAACCGCTGGTTGAAGTCAGCACAAATGCAGCAAAAGTATGACAGTTGAGAAAGTCAggtatttaaagctgcatggCTGCAGTGTGTATTTGTCCATCGCGTGCAGCTGAACTGTAAAGCTCCTGATCACATGCCACCCACAAAAAGCACATGCACCTTTTTACGAAAAGGAGAAAACAATCTCCACATCAAAGATTCTTGAAATTCCAGGGGCAGTAAAATGTTGAGCTACTGTAGCCTCCTAAAACATCTCTTAACTTTGCCAAGTCAAGCACAAACCCATAAATCACTGTCaagtgaaacagcagaaacattttaaatgtatgaaTCTCCATCAAAACAAAGAAGAGGCATGCGTGTTGCTGGTGGGTTAGCCCAGAACGAAAGGCACTGTAGAGGAATTTTGCTCTACCTTTATTAtgcaggagaggggagaggtCGTCCGTGGATCATCTTTCATGTGGGATAAATGTTTGGACGAAGTCCAGAAATATGTGAGAGTAATAG
This region includes:
- the LOC121189491 gene encoding fibulin-7, translating into MALSFRRRCLLLLCLTAIQIGHAAVQTCMDKHQVVGVLRQMEKFLKGQEIRFTEGLRIMKSKLATLQNSVSKLPQADQSAAPTTCPSLEAPAHGTKFGSKYFVGHEVHFTCSHGYHLVGSATRVCRDNGTWTGISAICKDISECASNPCQNGGTCVEGVNQYKCTCHQNWSGSHCQHQTQTAPPEWSVMNDPAFSRRPRCAQVNRAQHCSCDAGFHMSGTSDNSICQDVNECEVYRLDQGGKLCVHECVNVPGSYHCSCPSGYKLLPDGRSCEDVDECLSQQHNCSRGTTCINTGGGFQCVNPECPRSHGNISYVKTSPFQCERNPCPMDSRSCHLAPKTVSFHYLSLPSNLQIPATLFRMATAAAPGRTGPDSLRFGIVGGNSRGIFVMQRSDRQTGELILVQQLRGPQEISIDVDMSEYSDRTFQAKHVARVHILVSPYNF